One Longimicrobiaceae bacterium genomic region harbors:
- a CDS encoding arginine deiminase family protein, which translates to MNPNARVHVTSEIGPLRRVICHTPGNELRAVTPSNREQFLYDDIIDVDQARREHHRFRAILSRFCEVLEVRDLLSDIVDEPEVRSFLINHVMEIAPSEPLGGELAEVTGAELITRFIEGKECTAGPISKLLNKVSYELPPLPNLFFTRDAAMVVNEGVIIGAMKYAVRWTEELVMKALFTYHPMLGNAGLIYDGAEEHRSDYTIEGGDVLILRPDLAMIGLSERSSPVAIEGLIDGLREKAGVEHVLIVVLPTESPAIHLDMILTMVDRDHCVVYPPYFFGPSRLPVLHYRPGAKGVKEYSDLFAALKQAGLPLAPICCGGQHPTVQEREQWASGCNFVAVRPGIVLGYTRNEATMHEMEREAGYRIVGALDFLTGDAEIEEGDKAVIAFEGAELVRGGGGGRCMTMPVLREDIW; encoded by the coding sequence ATGAACCCGAACGCCCGCGTCCACGTCACGTCCGAGATCGGCCCGCTGCGGCGGGTCATCTGCCACACCCCGGGGAACGAGCTGCGCGCCGTCACCCCGTCCAACCGCGAGCAGTTCCTGTACGACGACATCATCGACGTGGACCAGGCTCGCCGGGAGCACCACCGCTTCCGCGCCATCCTGTCGCGCTTCTGCGAGGTGCTGGAGGTCCGCGACCTCCTCTCCGACATCGTGGACGAGCCGGAGGTCCGCAGCTTCCTCATCAACCACGTGATGGAGATCGCCCCCTCCGAGCCGCTGGGCGGCGAGCTGGCGGAGGTGACGGGCGCCGAGCTGATCACGCGGTTCATCGAGGGGAAGGAGTGCACCGCCGGCCCCATCTCCAAGCTCCTCAACAAGGTCTCGTACGAGCTCCCCCCGCTCCCCAACCTGTTCTTCACCCGCGACGCGGCGATGGTGGTGAACGAGGGCGTGATCATCGGGGCGATGAAGTACGCCGTGCGGTGGACGGAGGAGCTGGTGATGAAGGCGCTCTTCACCTACCACCCCATGCTGGGGAACGCCGGGCTGATCTACGACGGCGCCGAGGAGCACCGGAGCGACTACACCATCGAAGGCGGCGACGTCCTGATTCTGCGCCCGGACCTGGCCATGATCGGGCTCTCCGAGCGGTCCTCCCCGGTGGCGATCGAGGGGCTGATCGACGGGCTGCGCGAGAAAGCCGGCGTGGAGCACGTCCTTATCGTGGTGCTCCCCACCGAGAGCCCCGCGATCCACCTGGACATGATCCTGACCATGGTGGACCGCGACCACTGTGTGGTGTACCCGCCGTACTTCTTCGGGCCGTCGCGCCTCCCGGTGCTTCACTACCGGCCGGGCGCGAAGGGGGTCAAGGAGTACTCCGACCTGTTCGCCGCGCTCAAGCAGGCGGGGCTCCCGCTGGCGCCCATCTGCTGCGGCGGACAGCACCCCACCGTGCAGGAGCGCGAGCAGTGGGCGAGCGGGTGCAACTTCGTGGCGGTGCGCCCCGGGATCGTCCTGGGGTACACCCGCAACGAGGCCACCATGCACGAGATGGAGCGCGAGGCCGGGTACCGGATCGTGGGCGCGCTCGACTTCCTCACCGGCGATGCCGAGATCGAGGAGGGTGACAAGGCGGTGATCGCCTTTGAGGGCGCGGAGCTGGTCCGCGGCGGCGGAGGTGGGCGGTGCATGACGATGCCGGTGCTGCGGGAGGACATCTGGTGA
- a CDS encoding exonuclease domain-containing protein — MSSGAPAYNDVLRFERGGTLTDRAHRLLERGPLDTAVLASQVLGISGDPRAAAGAVFALLGTDPRFTVSPEGVWSLGAAALPRRLLREERFVVVDVETTGGAPGSGHRVTEIAAVCVEGGEIRETFSTLVNPGRRIPSMIVSLTGITDRMVADAPRFGQVADRVLPLLEGRVFVAHNAPFDWRFVCAELERATGMLPVGRQLCTVKLARKLLPQLPSRSLDGLALYYGLEIESRHRALDDAVATAKVLLRFLDVLEERGVVDWDGMDVFLGRRTPRRKRTATPRSMDSA; from the coding sequence GTGAGCTCCGGCGCCCCGGCGTACAACGACGTGCTCCGCTTCGAGCGCGGAGGGACGCTCACCGACCGCGCCCACCGGCTGCTGGAGCGAGGACCGCTCGACACCGCGGTCCTCGCCTCCCAGGTGCTGGGGATCTCCGGCGACCCGCGCGCGGCGGCGGGCGCGGTGTTCGCGCTGCTGGGCACCGATCCGCGCTTCACCGTCTCGCCGGAGGGCGTCTGGTCGCTCGGGGCCGCCGCGCTCCCCCGCCGGCTCCTCCGCGAGGAGCGCTTCGTGGTGGTGGACGTGGAGACCACCGGCGGCGCACCGGGGAGCGGGCACCGCGTCACCGAGATCGCCGCGGTGTGCGTGGAGGGCGGGGAGATCCGCGAGACCTTCTCCACCCTGGTGAACCCGGGGCGGCGCATCCCCTCGATGATCGTCTCGCTGACCGGGATCACCGACCGGATGGTGGCGGACGCTCCCCGCTTCGGCCAGGTGGCCGATCGGGTGCTCCCGCTGCTGGAGGGGCGCGTCTTCGTCGCCCACAATGCCCCGTTCGACTGGCGCTTCGTCTGCGCGGAGCTGGAGCGCGCCACCGGGATGCTCCCGGTGGGGCGGCAGCTCTGCACGGTGAAGCTGGCGCGCAAGCTCCTGCCGCAGCTCCCCTCCCGCTCGCTGGACGGGCTGGCCCTCTACTACGGGCTGGAGATCGAGTCCCGCCACCGGGCGCTGGACGATGCCGTCGCCACGGCGAAGGTGCTCCTCCGCTTCCTGGACGTGCTGGAAGAGCGCGGAGTCGTGGACTGGGACGGGATGGACGTCTTCCTCGGCAGGCGGACGCCGCGCCGGAAGCGCACCGCCACCCCCCGCTCCATGGACTCCGCGTGA
- a CDS encoding MBL fold metallo-hydrolase, whose translation MSAADLARLHAGDLPLVRTRTLGDLRIHALEAGLQRLDGGAMFGVVPKPLWERRIPADARNRIPLALRCLLVETPDALVLIETGLGNKEGEKFMDIYGVENAAAPGSGAADRLPEAVRHAGFSPEDVAVVVNTHLHFDHAGGNTFRDAEGAVRLSFPNARYHVQRGEWEWAHRANERTQASYLPDNFVPVMEAGRMELMDGAGEILPGIETVLTPGHCPWHQSVLVRSGGETACFLADVVPTMAHLPLPWIMGYDVEPLVTLESKRTLLRRAAEEQWLLVSTHDPATPWGYLEPDGKGAALRPV comes from the coding sequence GTGAGCGCTGCCGACCTGGCGAGGCTGCACGCGGGCGACCTTCCCCTGGTGCGGACCCGCACCCTGGGCGACCTCCGCATCCACGCGCTGGAGGCGGGGCTGCAGCGGCTGGACGGCGGCGCCATGTTCGGGGTGGTCCCCAAGCCGCTCTGGGAGCGGCGGATCCCCGCCGACGCGCGGAACCGCATCCCGCTGGCGCTTCGCTGCCTCCTGGTGGAGACCCCCGACGCGCTGGTGCTGATCGAGACCGGGCTGGGCAACAAGGAGGGGGAGAAGTTCATGGACATCTACGGGGTGGAGAACGCCGCCGCCCCGGGCTCCGGCGCCGCCGACCGGCTGCCGGAAGCCGTCCGCCACGCCGGCTTCTCCCCGGAGGACGTCGCGGTAGTGGTGAACACCCACCTCCACTTCGACCACGCAGGGGGGAACACCTTCCGCGACGCGGAGGGCGCCGTGCGGCTGTCCTTCCCCAACGCGCGCTACCACGTGCAGCGCGGCGAGTGGGAGTGGGCGCACCGCGCCAACGAGCGCACCCAGGCCAGCTACCTCCCGGACAACTTCGTTCCGGTGATGGAGGCCGGCCGGATGGAGCTCATGGACGGGGCGGGGGAGATCCTTCCCGGGATCGAGACCGTCCTCACCCCGGGGCACTGCCCCTGGCACCAGTCCGTACTGGTCCGCTCCGGTGGGGAGACGGCGTGCTTCCTCGCCGACGTGGTCCCCACCATGGCGCACCTGCCGCTCCCCTGGATCATGGGGTACGACGTGGAGCCTCTGGTGACGCTGGAGTCCAAGCGCACCCTCCTCCGGCGGGCCGCAGAGGAGCAGTGGCTCCTGGTCTCCACGCACGACCCGGCCACGCCGTGGGGGTACCTGGAGCCGGACGGAAAGGGCGCCGCACTGCGGCCGGTCTGA
- a CDS encoding acetyl-CoA C-acetyltransferase encodes MIQMSNDPKTTPVIVSAVRTPIGRYLGGLSTLSAPELGAIAIREAVSRSGVSAEDVAEVIMGNVVQGGVGQAPARQAAMKAGLPSAVSALTINKVCGSGLKAVMLAAQAIRAGDNQVTVAGGQESMSNAPFYVYGYRNGVKFGDQTLVDGLVRDGLWCSFCEVHMGGHAEYTAKKAGVSRQMADEFSVASHRKAAEAQQAGKFREEIVPVEIAGRKGTTVVDADEGPRADSSVETLGKLKPAFAKDAPEDVTEPVVTAGNASSMNDGASAVVVVSEEYARANGLTILARISAYSTGAVDPQELFFAPIQAVKKLMQKQGTEIGDYDLIEANEAFAVQALADGIGLGWDWDRVNVHGGAVALGHPIGASGARVLTTLLHAMKDRDAETGLATLCLGGGDAVALSVERV; translated from the coding sequence ATGATCCAGATGTCGAACGACCCGAAGACCACGCCCGTGATCGTGAGCGCGGTCCGCACCCCGATCGGCCGCTACCTGGGCGGCCTCTCCACCCTCTCCGCCCCGGAGCTGGGCGCCATCGCCATCCGCGAGGCGGTGTCCCGCTCCGGCGTGAGCGCCGAGGACGTGGCCGAGGTGATCATGGGGAACGTGGTGCAGGGCGGCGTCGGGCAGGCGCCCGCGCGCCAGGCCGCCATGAAGGCCGGGCTCCCCTCCGCCGTGTCCGCGCTCACCATCAACAAGGTGTGCGGCTCCGGGCTCAAGGCGGTGATGCTCGCGGCCCAGGCCATCCGGGCCGGCGACAACCAGGTGACGGTGGCGGGTGGGCAGGAGTCCATGTCCAACGCTCCGTTCTACGTCTACGGCTACCGCAACGGCGTCAAGTTCGGGGACCAGACGCTGGTGGACGGGCTGGTCCGCGACGGGCTGTGGTGCTCGTTCTGCGAGGTCCACATGGGCGGCCACGCCGAGTACACCGCCAAGAAGGCCGGCGTGTCCCGGCAGATGGCGGACGAGTTCTCGGTGGCATCGCACCGCAAGGCGGCCGAGGCGCAGCAGGCCGGGAAGTTCCGGGAGGAGATCGTCCCGGTGGAGATCGCCGGCCGCAAGGGCACGACCGTGGTGGACGCCGACGAGGGCCCCCGCGCCGACAGCAGCGTGGAGACGCTCGGCAAGCTCAAGCCGGCCTTCGCGAAGGACGCGCCGGAGGACGTCACCGAGCCGGTGGTGACCGCTGGGAACGCCTCCTCCATGAACGACGGGGCCTCCGCGGTGGTCGTCGTCTCGGAGGAGTACGCGCGCGCCAACGGCCTCACCATCCTGGCCCGCATCTCCGCCTACTCCACCGGCGCCGTGGACCCGCAGGAGCTGTTCTTCGCCCCCATCCAGGCGGTGAAGAAGCTGATGCAGAAGCAGGGGACCGAGATCGGCGACTACGACCTGATCGAGGCCAACGAAGCGTTCGCCGTGCAGGCGCTCGCCGACGGGATCGGGCTCGGCTGGGACTGGGACCGCGTCAACGTCCATGGCGGCGCGGTGGCGCTCGGCCACCCCATCGGCGCCTCGGGCGCGCGGGTGCTGACCACCCTGCTGCACGCGATGAAGGACCGCGACGCGGAGACCGGCCTCGCGACGCTCTGCCTGGGCGGCGGCGACGCGGTGGCGCTGTCGGTCGAGCGGGTCTAA
- a CDS encoding biotin transporter BioY yields the protein MSTLRNTLTLGGREVVPSLTLRRVIGVVAFAAATAFGARMALPLPGTPVPFTLQPLFVLLAGAVLGARLGAASQALYLAAGLAGLPVFAAGGGAAYLLGPTGGYLMAYPAAAFLAGALGRSGTLRALPGLLAALAAIYAGGLAWLSVVGSVDAAVALGLRPFVLADLVKVLMVALVMGRFRDRALRLFGS from the coding sequence ATGAGCACACTTCGGAACACGCTGACGCTGGGCGGCCGCGAGGTCGTCCCCTCCCTCACCCTACGCCGGGTCATCGGCGTGGTGGCCTTCGCCGCCGCGACCGCCTTCGGCGCGCGGATGGCGCTCCCGCTCCCCGGGACGCCGGTCCCGTTCACGCTGCAGCCGCTCTTCGTGCTGCTGGCGGGTGCGGTGCTGGGGGCGCGGCTCGGCGCGGCCAGCCAGGCGCTCTACCTGGCCGCGGGGCTGGCGGGGCTCCCGGTCTTCGCGGCCGGGGGCGGCGCGGCGTACCTGCTGGGCCCCACCGGGGGGTACCTCATGGCCTACCCGGCCGCCGCCTTCCTGGCGGGCGCCCTCGGGCGCTCCGGGACGCTCCGCGCGCTCCCCGGCCTCCTCGCCGCGCTGGCGGCGATCTACGCCGGCGGGCTCGCCTGGCTCTCGGTGGTGGGGAGCGTGGACGCGGCGGTCGCCCTCGGGCTGCGGCCCTTCGTCCTCGCGGACCTCGTGAAGGTCCTCATGGTCGCCCTGGTCATGGGCCGCTTCCGGGACCGCGCCCTTCGGCTCTTCGGGAGCTGA
- a CDS encoding CPBP family intramembrane glutamic endopeptidase — METRTARGPHVGDEGVRGALLRIWGAVWRIGLYVIVFAAFAVVGMVMAQALGLPLGGLSLAGVAVSLLAALAAAWVMMWGVERRPFASLGFPLGPAAARESLVGTGIGMALLAATAALIAAAGGAVWGPDTGTVGGWLRFAAWTLVFFTVAAAVEEVLFRGYPFQVLEREVGPWAAAVATALVFALVHANNPNVRPLGLANIFLAGVLLAAAYLRTRSLWFATAVHMGWNWAMGTLLDLPVSGLEIDTPLYTGVSTGPDWWTGGSFGPEAGLAATLVLTAGTAWLVRTPHLRESPDVRRLGFLAETPSPGPSPQGGGEHGDVAVAGEDARA, encoded by the coding sequence GTGGAGACCCGGACGGCGCGGGGTCCCCACGTGGGGGACGAGGGAGTGCGGGGCGCCCTGCTACGAATCTGGGGCGCGGTGTGGAGGATCGGGCTGTACGTGATCGTTTTCGCCGCCTTCGCCGTCGTGGGGATGGTTATGGCACAGGCGCTGGGCCTCCCGCTGGGAGGGCTGAGCCTGGCGGGGGTCGCGGTCTCGCTCCTGGCGGCGCTCGCCGCCGCGTGGGTGATGATGTGGGGGGTGGAGCGCCGCCCGTTCGCCTCGCTGGGGTTCCCGCTGGGTCCCGCCGCCGCGCGCGAGTCGCTGGTGGGCACGGGGATCGGCATGGCGCTCCTGGCGGCCACGGCCGCCCTGATCGCCGCGGCCGGTGGCGCCGTGTGGGGCCCCGACACGGGGACGGTGGGGGGCTGGCTGCGGTTCGCCGCGTGGACGCTGGTGTTCTTCACGGTGGCCGCCGCGGTGGAGGAGGTCCTCTTCCGGGGGTATCCGTTCCAGGTCCTGGAGCGGGAGGTGGGGCCCTGGGCGGCGGCGGTGGCGACCGCGCTGGTGTTCGCCCTCGTGCACGCCAACAACCCCAACGTCCGGCCGCTGGGGCTCGCGAATATCTTCCTCGCCGGGGTGTTGCTGGCGGCCGCGTACCTGCGCACCCGCTCGCTCTGGTTCGCCACGGCGGTGCACATGGGGTGGAACTGGGCCATGGGGACGCTGCTGGACCTCCCCGTGAGCGGCCTCGAGATCGACACGCCGCTCTACACCGGCGTCTCGACCGGGCCGGACTGGTGGACCGGCGGGAGCTTCGGCCCGGAGGCGGGGCTCGCCGCCACCCTGGTGCTCACGGCGGGGACGGCGTGGCTCGTCCGCACGCCACACCTGCGCGAATCCCCGGACGTGCGGCGGCTCGGGTTCCTGGCGGAGACCCCCTCCCCCGGCCCCTCCCCGCAAGGGGGAGGGGAGCACGGCGATGTCGCTGTGGCGGGCGAGGACGCGCGCGCATGA
- a CDS encoding 3-hydroxybutyryl-CoA dehydrogenase has translation MADIRKVAVVGAGTMGNGIVHVFAQNGYDVTMVDIAADALERARATIAGNMDRQIKKGAYTEDEKAAALGRITTATDPAQGVAGADLVVEAATENRDLKFRIFRALDEAAPDHAILATNTSSISITEIAAQTRRADRVIGMHFMNPVPVMKLVEIIRGLATSDETTRTVVETSEKLGKTVAEANDYPGFVSNRILMPMINEAVFCLMEGVADREAIDTVMKLGMNHPMGPLALADLIGLDTCLAIMQVLHDGLGDDKYRPCPLLRKYVAAGKLGRKTGEGFYTY, from the coding sequence ATGGCTGACATCAGGAAGGTGGCGGTGGTGGGGGCGGGGACGATGGGCAACGGGATCGTCCACGTGTTCGCCCAGAACGGGTACGACGTGACCATGGTGGACATCGCCGCGGACGCGCTGGAGCGCGCGCGGGCCACCATCGCCGGCAACATGGACCGGCAGATCAAGAAGGGGGCGTACACCGAGGACGAGAAGGCGGCCGCGCTCGGCCGCATCACCACCGCCACCGACCCCGCGCAGGGCGTCGCCGGGGCCGACCTGGTGGTGGAGGCCGCCACGGAGAACCGGGACCTCAAGTTCCGCATCTTCCGCGCGCTGGACGAGGCCGCGCCGGACCACGCCATTCTCGCCACCAACACCTCCTCCATCTCCATCACGGAGATCGCCGCGCAGACCAGGCGCGCCGACCGGGTGATCGGGATGCACTTCATGAACCCGGTGCCGGTCATGAAGCTGGTGGAGATCATCCGCGGCCTCGCCACCTCCGACGAGACCACGCGCACCGTCGTGGAGACCTCGGAGAAGCTGGGGAAGACCGTGGCCGAGGCCAACGACTACCCCGGGTTCGTCTCCAACCGGATCCTCATGCCCATGATCAACGAGGCGGTGTTCTGCCTCATGGAGGGTGTGGCGGACCGGGAGGCCATCGACACGGTGATGAAGCTGGGGATGAACCACCCCATGGGTCCGCTGGCGCTCGCCGACCTGATCGGGCTGGACACCTGCCTGGCGATCATGCAGGTGCTGCACGACGGGCTGGGCGACGACAAGTACCGGCCCTGCCCGCTGCTCCGGAAGTACGTGGCGGCGGGGAAGCTGGGGCGGAAGACGGGCGAGGGCTTCTACACGTACTGA
- a CDS encoding acyl-CoA dehydrogenase family protein: protein MTPEQQQIRDLAREFAENELRPRAEEWDREAHFPREVVEKLGELGFLGMLLPEEWDGLALDTLSYLLALEQIAWGDASVAVAMGVHNSLPTQMILAQGTDAQKERFLRPMARGEWLGGFALSEADAGSDAASLSAQATRADGGWVLNGSKAWITNGGFGDVIIAMCRTDSPGDRKGAKGIGAFILRTDMEGYIVGKKEDKMGQRASETVGIAFKDLFAPDDQVLGDPSQGFIYALQGLDSGRMGIGALALGISQAALEHALAYAAERKQFGTAIKDFQGMQFKLADMATRIEAARGLVLRAAAAKDAGEPVTRLASMAKLFATETAMYVTTQAVQVFGGYGYVKEYPVEKLFRDAKVTEIYEGTSEVQRVVIARELYR from the coding sequence ATGACGCCGGAACAGCAACAGATACGCGACCTGGCCCGGGAGTTCGCCGAGAACGAGCTGCGCCCCCGCGCCGAGGAGTGGGACCGCGAGGCGCACTTCCCGCGCGAGGTCGTCGAGAAGCTGGGGGAGCTGGGGTTCCTGGGGATGCTCCTCCCGGAGGAGTGGGACGGGCTCGCGCTCGACACCCTGTCGTACCTCCTGGCGCTGGAGCAGATCGCCTGGGGCGACGCTTCCGTGGCCGTGGCGATGGGGGTCCACAACTCGCTCCCCACGCAGATGATCCTGGCGCAGGGGACGGACGCGCAGAAGGAGCGCTTCCTCCGCCCCATGGCGCGCGGCGAGTGGCTGGGCGGCTTCGCCCTCTCGGAGGCGGACGCCGGCTCCGACGCGGCGTCGCTGTCGGCGCAGGCGACCCGGGCCGACGGCGGGTGGGTGCTGAACGGCTCCAAGGCCTGGATCACCAACGGCGGCTTCGGCGACGTGATCATCGCCATGTGCCGCACCGATTCGCCCGGCGACCGGAAGGGGGCCAAGGGGATCGGCGCCTTCATCCTCCGCACCGACATGGAGGGGTACATCGTCGGGAAGAAGGAGGACAAGATGGGGCAGCGGGCCTCCGAGACGGTGGGGATCGCCTTCAAGGACCTCTTCGCCCCGGACGACCAGGTGCTCGGGGACCCGTCGCAGGGGTTCATCTACGCCCTGCAGGGCCTGGACAGCGGGCGGATGGGGATCGGGGCGCTCGCCCTCGGAATCTCGCAGGCGGCGCTGGAGCACGCCCTCGCCTACGCGGCGGAGCGGAAGCAGTTCGGCACGGCGATCAAGGACTTCCAGGGGATGCAGTTCAAGCTCGCCGACATGGCGACGCGGATCGAGGCGGCGCGCGGGCTCGTCCTCCGCGCCGCGGCGGCCAAGGACGCGGGCGAGCCGGTCACGCGCCTGGCCTCCATGGCGAAGCTGTTCGCCACCGAGACGGCCATGTACGTGACCACCCAGGCGGTGCAGGTGTTCGGCGGGTACGGCTACGTCAAGGAGTACCCGGTGGAGAAGCTGTTCCGCGATGCGAAGGTGACGGAGATCTACGAAGGCACGAGCGAAGTCCAGCGAGTCGTCATCGCTCGCGAGCTGTACCGCTAG
- a CDS encoding Glu/Leu/Phe/Val dehydrogenase: MELFSLIGEHDHEQVVFCNEPSCGYKGIIAIHNTTLGPALGGTRFWNYNSDEEAFIDALRLSRGMTYKAAVAGLNLGGGKSVIIGDPRTTRREEIFRAHGRFVESLKGRYITAEDVGTSVTDMDYVHMETEHVTGRGDTSGDPSPVTAFGTYRGIKATAQAKLGSDELSGRRVAVQGLGHVGYYLCQYLAGEGAELVVTDIDQDRINRVVHEFGAKAVAPDAIYDVEADVYAPCALGATVNDATLPRLNVSMVAGAANNVLAEERHGDMLHERGILYAPDYVINAGGLINVYGELNGWSAERAMRKAGEIYGTLIQLYELARETGIPTYQAADRIAERRIDAIGKIQRTWV, from the coding sequence ATGGAACTGTTTTCGCTCATCGGTGAGCACGATCACGAGCAGGTGGTCTTCTGCAACGAGCCGTCGTGCGGCTACAAGGGGATCATCGCGATCCACAACACGACGCTCGGCCCGGCGCTCGGCGGCACCCGGTTCTGGAACTACAACTCCGACGAGGAGGCGTTCATCGACGCGCTCCGCCTGTCGCGCGGGATGACCTACAAGGCCGCGGTGGCCGGGCTCAACCTGGGCGGCGGGAAGTCGGTCATCATCGGCGACCCGCGGACCACCCGGCGCGAGGAGATCTTCCGGGCGCACGGGCGCTTCGTGGAGAGCCTCAAGGGCCGCTACATCACCGCGGAGGACGTGGGCACCTCGGTCACCGACATGGACTACGTCCACATGGAGACGGAGCACGTCACCGGCCGCGGCGACACCTCGGGCGACCCCTCGCCGGTGACCGCCTTCGGCACCTACCGCGGCATCAAGGCGACGGCGCAGGCCAAGCTCGGCTCCGACGAGCTTTCCGGGAGGCGCGTCGCCGTGCAGGGGCTGGGACACGTGGGCTACTACCTCTGCCAGTACCTGGCGGGGGAGGGCGCGGAGCTGGTGGTTACCGACATCGACCAGGACCGCATCAACCGCGTCGTCCACGAGTTCGGCGCGAAGGCGGTGGCGCCAGACGCGATCTACGACGTGGAGGCGGACGTGTACGCCCCCTGCGCGCTGGGCGCCACCGTGAACGACGCGACGCTGCCGCGCCTCAACGTGTCGATGGTCGCGGGCGCGGCCAACAACGTGCTCGCCGAGGAGCGCCACGGCGACATGCTCCACGAGCGCGGGATCCTGTACGCGCCCGACTACGTGATCAACGCGGGTGGGCTGATCAACGTGTACGGCGAGCTGAACGGGTGGAGCGCGGAGCGCGCCATGCGCAAGGCGGGCGAGATCTACGGCACCCTCATCCAGCTGTACGAGCTGGCGCGGGAGACGGGGATTCCCACCTACCAGGCCGCCGACCGCATCGCCGAGCGCCGCATCGACGCCATCGGCAAGATCCAGCGTACCTGGGTCTGA